One genomic segment of Desulfovibrio oxyclinae DSM 11498 includes these proteins:
- a CDS encoding pyruvate carboxylase, with the protein MQPKSFEQVLEEVRGKRILVANRGIPARRICRSISEVFDAVAVMTATDVDKTSPATSGANELMLLGPDPRAYLDLDRIIREAKARDIVAIHPGWGFGAEDDSFPKRCKEAGIIFIGPEQEPMRILGNKVAVRKLAQEVGVPVVPGSEGAVSIPEARELAKEIGFPIMLKAEGGGGGRGIYEVYEESQLESAFSKASALAQASFGNPRLYVEKLLTSIRHIEIQVISDQFGNVFAFDERDCSVQRNHQKLVEITPSPWPVYNEKLREKLKEYSRRLVSAVGYHSLATVEFLVDQKGTPYLIEVNTRLQVEHGITECRYGIDLVEEQIAVSFGSELRLNEENAKPFQWAMQCRINCEDPQKDFAPNAGRISRYVSPGGQGVRIDSCICDGYRFPSRYDSAASLLITYGRSWNKVVKLTQRALREYMISGVKTTIPFHRKITKHPGFIAGDYDTNFVRQNRAELMDYSDREPDSLRLSRLVAEISAKGYNPYVKLGEYRGREDKRLGRFDPVLPDLPVTGFEARFKRGMRRDTILDRLREDRAAGIVHMTDTTTRDITQSNSGNRFRLAEDKLVGPYLDKCGFFSLENGGGAHFHVAMLANMTYPFTEGRKWNQFAPDTLKQILIRSTNVLGYKPQPKNVMRMTGEMINEHYDVVRCFDFLNHVENMRPFAEVALSSDTAIFEPAISLSWAKGFGVDRYLTVTDEIISMCADVAGVSKKQAEKMIILGLKDMAGVCPPRFMRELIGTIRQKYPELVLHSHRHYTDGLFVPSMGAAADAGAHIVDVAIGSSVRWYGQGEVLSTASYIEDEVGLKTNLDKDAIRTCNFVLKQVMPYYDKYTAPYFQGIDHDVVRHGMPGGATSSSQEGAMKQGYIKLLPYMLKFLEGTRKIVRYHDVTPGSQITWNTAFLAVTGAFKRGGEVEVRRLLNILDIVNLCDEEELTYHERDARLDLYRDSNDAFRQLLLGRYGKLPLGFPPDWVYQSAFGKNWEKALNSRTEDSPLKTLPDLDVKAEEATLQERLGRFPSPEEFVMYLNHPGDAINTIDFCEKYGNINNLPLDVWFEGLEKGEVLHFQGDCKKPHMMRIIDIPEPDENGMCLVRYMLDSENVSHQVKVAEPVGSDKDAIEMAEAGNENHIGSPCNGDLWVMHVRPGDAVKAGEEIFNISVMKQEKSVYAPIDGVVKRVLKAANYEEDRKMVPVVEGELLVELGPPADNCPTCKEAVPIADCRFCPSCGQKL; encoded by the coding sequence ATGCAGCCCAAATCCTTTGAGCAGGTACTCGAAGAGGTCCGGGGCAAGCGGATACTGGTGGCGAACCGGGGCATCCCGGCCCGCCGAATCTGCCGCTCCATCTCGGAAGTGTTCGACGCGGTCGCGGTCATGACCGCAACCGATGTCGACAAGACTTCTCCCGCCACATCCGGCGCCAACGAACTCATGCTGCTGGGGCCCGATCCCCGCGCATATCTCGACCTCGACAGGATTATCCGCGAGGCGAAAGCGCGTGACATCGTGGCCATCCATCCCGGCTGGGGATTCGGTGCCGAGGACGACAGTTTTCCCAAACGCTGCAAGGAAGCGGGCATCATCTTCATCGGTCCCGAACAGGAACCCATGCGCATCCTCGGCAACAAGGTCGCGGTGCGCAAGCTGGCCCAGGAGGTCGGCGTGCCGGTGGTTCCGGGGTCCGAAGGGGCGGTTTCCATTCCGGAAGCCCGCGAACTCGCTAAGGAGATCGGCTTTCCCATCATGCTCAAGGCCGAGGGCGGCGGCGGTGGCCGCGGCATTTACGAGGTCTACGAGGAATCGCAGCTTGAGAGCGCGTTCTCCAAGGCATCTGCGCTTGCTCAGGCATCGTTCGGCAACCCGCGCCTGTATGTGGAAAAGCTGCTGACCTCCATCCGGCACATCGAGATTCAGGTCATCTCGGACCAGTTCGGCAACGTGTTCGCCTTTGACGAGCGCGATTGCTCCGTGCAGCGCAATCACCAGAAGCTGGTTGAAATCACTCCGTCCCCGTGGCCGGTGTACAACGAAAAGCTTCGCGAAAAGCTGAAGGAATACTCCAGAAGGCTCGTGTCCGCAGTGGGATACCACTCCCTTGCAACGGTCGAGTTCCTCGTGGACCAGAAGGGTACGCCGTACCTCATCGAGGTCAACACCCGCCTTCAGGTGGAGCACGGCATCACCGAATGCCGCTACGGCATCGACCTCGTGGAAGAGCAGATCGCCGTTTCCTTCGGCTCGGAACTGCGCCTCAACGAAGAAAACGCCAAGCCGTTCCAGTGGGCCATGCAGTGCCGCATCAACTGCGAGGATCCGCAGAAGGACTTCGCTCCCAATGCCGGCCGCATCTCGCGTTACGTGTCTCCGGGTGGTCAGGGCGTTCGAATCGACTCCTGCATCTGTGACGGGTACCGCTTCCCGTCCCGCTACGATTCGGCGGCCTCGCTACTCATCACGTACGGCAGGTCCTGGAACAAGGTCGTCAAGCTGACCCAGCGCGCGCTGCGTGAATACATGATCAGCGGCGTGAAGACCACTATCCCGTTCCACCGCAAGATTACCAAGCATCCCGGATTCATCGCCGGAGACTATGACACCAACTTCGTGCGCCAGAACCGCGCGGAGCTGATGGACTACTCCGACCGCGAACCGGATTCCCTGCGGCTCTCGCGTCTTGTGGCCGAGATTTCCGCCAAGGGCTATAACCCCTACGTCAAGCTGGGCGAGTACCGCGGCCGTGAAGACAAGCGCCTCGGACGCTTCGACCCCGTGTTGCCGGACCTTCCGGTGACCGGCTTCGAAGCCCGGTTCAAGCGCGGCATGCGGCGCGACACGATTCTCGACCGCCTGCGCGAAGACCGTGCGGCGGGCATCGTGCATATGACGGACACCACCACCCGCGACATCACCCAGTCCAACTCGGGCAACCGTTTCCGGCTGGCCGAGGATAAGCTGGTGGGACCGTACCTCGACAAGTGCGGTTTCTTCTCGCTGGAGAACGGCGGCGGCGCACATTTCCACGTGGCCATGCTCGCGAACATGACCTATCCCTTCACTGAAGGGCGCAAGTGGAACCAGTTCGCCCCGGATACCCTCAAGCAGATCCTCATCCGCTCCACCAACGTGCTCGGCTACAAGCCGCAGCCCAAGAACGTGATGCGGATGACCGGCGAGATGATCAACGAGCACTACGACGTCGTTCGTTGCTTCGACTTCCTCAACCATGTTGAGAACATGCGGCCGTTTGCCGAAGTGGCGCTGTCTTCCGACACCGCCATCTTCGAACCCGCCATCTCTCTGTCCTGGGCCAAGGGTTTCGGCGTGGACCGCTACCTGACGGTGACCGACGAGATCATCAGCATGTGCGCCGACGTGGCCGGGGTTTCCAAAAAGCAGGCCGAGAAGATGATCATCCTCGGCCTCAAGGACATGGCCGGAGTCTGCCCGCCGCGTTTCATGCGCGAACTTATCGGCACGATCCGCCAGAAGTATCCCGAGCTTGTCCTGCATTCGCACCGCCACTACACCGACGGTCTTTTCGTGCCGAGCATGGGCGCGGCCGCCGATGCCGGTGCGCATATCGTGGACGTGGCCATCGGTTCCTCCGTACGCTGGTACGGTCAGGGCGAAGTCCTTTCCACCGCGAGCTACATCGAGGACGAAGTCGGCCTCAAGACGAATCTGGACAAGGACGCTATCCGTACCTGCAACTTCGTGCTCAAGCAGGTGATGCCGTATTACGACAAGTACACGGCTCCCTACTTCCAGGGCATTGACCACGACGTGGTTCGCCATGGAATGCCCGGTGGCGCAACCTCCTCCTCGCAGGAAGGCGCCATGAAGCAGGGCTACATCAAGCTGCTGCCCTACATGCTCAAATTCCTTGAAGGAACCCGTAAGATCGTGCGGTACCACGACGTCACTCCGGGCTCGCAGATCACCTGGAACACCGCCTTCCTTGCCGTCACCGGCGCGTTCAAGCGCGGCGGCGAGGTGGAAGTGCGCAGGCTGCTGAATATCCTGGACATCGTGAACCTCTGCGATGAAGAGGAACTCACGTACCATGAGCGCGACGCGCGTCTCGACCTGTACCGTGATTCCAACGACGCCTTCCGTCAGCTTCTGCTTGGCCGTTACGGCAAGCTCCCGCTGGGATTCCCGCCGGATTGGGTCTATCAGTCCGCGTTCGGCAAAAACTGGGAAAAGGCACTCAACAGTCGTACCGAAGATTCGCCGCTCAAGACCCTGCCTGATCTGGATGTGAAGGCTGAAGAAGCCACGCTTCAGGAGCGTCTGGGCCGGTTCCCGTCACCCGAAGAGTTCGTGATGTATCTGAACCATCCGGGCGATGCGATCAACACCATCGACTTCTGCGAAAAATACGGCAATATCAACAATCTGCCTCTGGACGTTTGGTTCGAGGGTCTGGAGAAGGGCGAGGTGCTGCACTTCCAGGGCGACTGCAAGAAGCCCCATATGATGCGCATCATCGACATTCCGGAGCCTGACGAGAACGGCATGTGCCTCGTGCGCTACATGCTGGACTCCGAGAACGTCAGCCATCAGGTAAAGGTGGCCGAGCCCGTCGGCTCCGACAAGGACGCCATCGAGATGGCCGAGGCCGGCAACGAGAACCACATCGGTTCCCCGTGCAACGGCGACCTCTGGGTCATGCACGTGAGGCCGGGGGATGCGGTAAAGGCAGGGGAGGAGATATTCAACATCTCCGTCATGAAGCAGGAGAAGTCGGTTTACGCGCCTATTGACGGCGTGGTGAAGCGCGTTCTCAAGGCCGCAAACTACGAGGAAGACAGGAAAATGGTCCCCGTGGTGGAAGGCGAACTGCTCGTGGAGCTCGGCCCGCCCGCAGACAATTGCCCCACCTGCAAGGAAGCGGTTCCCATCGCCGATTGCAGGTTCTGTCCCTCTTGCGGACAGAAATTGTAG
- a CDS encoding PEP/pyruvate-binding domain-containing protein, giving the protein MGKTQKPAAKAPAKNKKKSEAGVDKLKQKMVLTGADIAGIGEEAELLVGGKNYNTAIISQVEGIRAPEFRAISSICFHKILDETKVHASLVRSIVDKEYNAIDWASDDTNKDSEFLQKFVRRLGAKVREATETHSGTPIKLRTFINNVVEGFATSPEGIDQLRKRSVLVQTAILSVEVPEDVKKEVRGAYSSICKEAGLDDVPVAVRSSAAGEDSRKKAFAGLQDTYLNIVGEESCLEAYHWDCSSAYNLRSMTYRREAILDAIMTAERTGDDSIAEKAKEEWAIEHTSLSVCIMRMINPVISGTAFSADTATGCRGTDRNDLVSIDASYGLGEAVVGGMVTPDKFYVFQREGGNEVVVRYMGCKEKKIVYKEDGSGTNSVKVPANDVFRWSLSIAQAEEVARGVRNISQAYGGMIMDTEFCIDASDRLWFVQARPETRWNEEFEQHPHKIFMRRLEVDKKAKVGAEVILEGNGASRGAGQGVVKFLRSALELNKVNKGDILAAERTDPDMVPGMRIASAILADVGGDTSHAAITSRELGIPAIIGLQRLEVLRSLEGQEITVDGSSGKVYRGQLPLEEVGGEIDISALPETKTKIGLILADVGQALFLSRLRNVPDFEVGLLRAEFMLGNIGVHPMALEAYDNDTLNDLVSKQLAEMDARLTKVMKEQLADGLIALPLKLREYVGRITGLTQKMDSLSDQEGARGTDEVLALHRKLRELDKKLDTHIEMATERLDVLKTSVDLEAHVAVILGYTDLLDGAPDQRDTEAWQAWRDHKDDVKRTVEQVANDPEVTGYINKVAELRREVALKMGLKSEMDEVKTLSERIRKLLESRGYRTGKENYIQTLAQGLALFAMAFYGKDIVYRTTDFKTNEYRNLVGGSLFEGHEDNPMMGYRGVSRDIHDWELEAFKLARGMFGGKNLHIMFPFVRNLEEARSMKRYLKQVHNLESGKDGLKVILMSEIPANAVLCKEFLKEVDGFSIGSNDMTQMVLATDRDNSRLQHIYDEEDPAVVWAILSTIFAGQKYGKKVGFCGQGVSNSLILRGLVSIAGIVSASVVPDTYHQTKEDVAKLEAENIPTRDLGKWLSTQHMNRLRKLLDENGYSHILKRYKTPDDFMEWYEGELDRFSEQLRDNIETQKEEFYRQEMQKFRGMFHKPVIYASWDWSHTVEDALRHAGFTTWEEQEAALAKQREQKW; this is encoded by the coding sequence ATGGGGAAGACCCAGAAGCCTGCGGCCAAGGCTCCGGCCAAGAATAAAAAGAAGAGTGAGGCCGGAGTGGACAAGTTGAAACAGAAAATGGTGCTCACCGGTGCGGATATTGCCGGTATCGGTGAAGAAGCCGAACTGTTGGTGGGTGGCAAGAACTATAATACCGCCATTATCAGTCAGGTTGAGGGCATCCGGGCTCCGGAGTTCAGAGCCATTTCATCCATCTGTTTCCACAAGATCCTGGACGAGACCAAGGTGCACGCCTCTCTTGTCCGGTCTATCGTGGATAAAGAGTACAACGCCATCGACTGGGCGTCCGACGATACGAACAAGGATTCCGAATTCCTCCAGAAGTTCGTCCGCAGGCTCGGCGCCAAGGTGCGCGAAGCCACGGAGACTCATAGCGGAACCCCCATCAAGCTCAGAACGTTCATCAATAACGTGGTCGAGGGCTTTGCCACCTCTCCTGAAGGTATCGACCAGCTGCGCAAGCGCTCCGTGCTCGTGCAGACCGCGATCCTCTCCGTTGAGGTGCCCGAGGACGTCAAGAAGGAAGTCCGCGGCGCGTATTCTTCCATTTGCAAGGAAGCGGGACTGGATGACGTTCCTGTTGCCGTGCGTTCCTCCGCAGCAGGCGAGGACAGCCGCAAGAAAGCGTTCGCCGGGCTTCAGGATACCTACCTGAACATCGTGGGCGAGGAGTCCTGCCTTGAAGCCTATCACTGGGATTGCTCTTCCGCGTACAACCTGCGTTCCATGACCTATCGCCGCGAGGCCATCCTCGATGCGATCATGACCGCGGAGCGTACCGGTGACGATTCCATTGCCGAAAAGGCCAAGGAAGAGTGGGCCATTGAGCACACCTCCCTTTCCGTGTGCATCATGCGCATGATCAATCCGGTGATCTCCGGTACCGCGTTCAGCGCCGACACCGCCACCGGCTGCCGCGGAACCGACCGCAATGACCTCGTTTCCATTGATGCCAGTTACGGCCTCGGCGAAGCGGTCGTGGGCGGCATGGTCACCCCCGACAAGTTTTACGTGTTCCAGCGCGAAGGCGGCAACGAAGTCGTCGTGCGCTACATGGGATGCAAGGAAAAGAAGATCGTCTACAAGGAAGACGGCTCCGGAACCAACAGCGTGAAGGTGCCCGCAAACGACGTCTTCCGCTGGTCCCTGTCCATTGCCCAGGCCGAGGAAGTGGCGCGCGGCGTGCGCAACATCTCTCAGGCCTACGGCGGCATGATCATGGACACCGAGTTCTGCATCGACGCTTCGGACCGTCTGTGGTTCGTGCAGGCTCGTCCGGAGACCCGTTGGAACGAAGAATTCGAGCAGCATCCGCACAAGATATTCATGCGGCGCCTCGAAGTGGACAAGAAAGCCAAGGTCGGCGCGGAAGTCATCCTCGAAGGCAATGGCGCGTCCCGTGGTGCGGGGCAGGGCGTGGTCAAGTTCCTGCGTTCCGCTCTTGAGCTGAACAAGGTGAACAAGGGCGACATCCTCGCGGCCGAACGCACCGACCCGGATATGGTGCCGGGTATGCGCATCGCCTCCGCCATTCTCGCCGACGTTGGCGGCGATACCAGTCACGCGGCCATCACTTCCCGTGAGCTGGGCATTCCAGCGATCATCGGCCTGCAGCGTCTCGAAGTCCTGCGCTCTCTCGAAGGGCAGGAAATAACCGTGGACGGTTCCAGCGGCAAGGTCTACCGCGGCCAGCTTCCCCTTGAGGAGGTCGGCGGCGAAATCGACATCAGCGCGCTTCCCGAGACCAAGACCAAGATCGGCCTGATCCTGGCCGACGTGGGACAGGCTCTGTTCCTCTCCCGCCTGCGCAACGTGCCTGACTTCGAGGTCGGCCTGCTGCGTGCCGAGTTCATGCTTGGCAACATCGGCGTTCATCCGATGGCGCTCGAAGCATACGACAATGATACCCTCAATGATCTCGTCAGCAAGCAACTCGCCGAAATGGACGCTCGCCTGACCAAGGTCATGAAAGAGCAGCTGGCGGACGGCCTCATCGCGCTGCCGCTGAAGCTGCGCGAATACGTGGGCCGCATCACCGGCCTGACCCAGAAGATGGATTCCCTCTCCGATCAGGAAGGAGCCCGCGGCACCGACGAAGTGTTGGCGCTGCATCGCAAGCTTCGCGAACTGGACAAGAAGCTCGACACCCACATCGAGATGGCTACCGAGCGACTCGACGTGCTCAAGACCTCCGTGGACCTTGAAGCTCACGTTGCCGTCATTCTCGGCTACACCGACCTTCTCGACGGTGCTCCGGATCAGCGCGACACTGAAGCGTGGCAGGCATGGCGCGACCACAAGGATGACGTCAAGCGTACCGTGGAACAGGTTGCCAACGACCCCGAAGTTACCGGCTACATCAACAAGGTGGCTGAGCTGCGTCGCGAAGTGGCGCTCAAGATGGGCCTCAAGTCCGAAATGGACGAGGTGAAAACCCTTTCCGAACGCATCCGCAAGCTGCTTGAGTCTCGCGGATACCGCACCGGCAAGGAAAACTACATCCAGACACTGGCACAGGGACTGGCTCTCTTCGCCATGGCCTTCTACGGAAAGGACATCGTCTACCGCACCACCGACTTCAAGACCAACGAGTACCGCAACCTCGTGGGCGGCTCGCTCTTCGAAGGGCATGAAGACAACCCCATGATGGGTTACCGCGGTGTTTCCCGCGATATCCACGACTGGGAACTGGAAGCCTTCAAGCTGGCGCGCGGCATGTTCGGCGGAAAGAACCTGCACATCATGTTCCCGTTCGTCCGCAACCTCGAAGAAGCCCGCAGCATGAAGCGTTACCTCAAGCAGGTGCACAATCTGGAATCCGGCAAGGACGGCCTCAAGGTCATCCTCATGTCCGAGATTCCGGCAAACGCCGTGCTCTGCAAGGAATTCCTGAAAGAAGTTGACGGCTTCTCCATCGGCTCCAATGACATGACCCAGATGGTGCTGGCAACGGACCGCGACAATTCGCGTCTGCAGCACATCTACGATGAAGAAGATCCCGCAGTGGTCTGGGCAATCCTGTCCACCATCTTTGCAGGGCAGAAATATGGCAAGAAGGTCGGCTTCTGCGGGCAGGGCGTTTCCAACAGCCTCATCCTGCGCGGCCTCGTCTCCATCGCCGGTATCGTTTCCGCTTCGGTAGTCCCGGATACCTATCACCAGACCAAGGAAGACGTCGCCAAGCTGGAGGCCGAGAACATCCCGACCCGCGATCTGGGCAAGTGGCTCTCTACCCAGCACATGAACCGTCTGAGAAAGCTGCTTGACGAAAATGGCTACAGCCACATTCTCAAGCGCTACAAAACTCCCGACGACTTCATGGAATGGTATGAAGGCGAACTCGACCGTTTCAGCGAACAGCTGCGCGACAACATCGAGACGCAGAAAGAAGAGTTCTACCGCCAGGAAATGCAGAAGTTCCGCGGCATGTTCCACAAGCCGGTGATCTACGCATCCTGGGACTGGAGCCACACCGTGGAAGACGCACTGCGTCACGCTGGTTTCACCACTTGGGAAGAGCAGGAAGCCGCCCTTGCCAAGCAGCGAGAACAGAAGTGGTAG
- a CDS encoding biotin--[acetyl-CoA-carboxylase] ligase — MLPQGIYLFSDGLNDLAKPFSRSLDEKGDGWDVLRRNANGSKPVREAGLSFEAMPSDVPAPLFVCGECGSTMDVGAELLRLGLLPEWGGVACLVQQSGRGQMRREWLSPQGNLYLTLRWPDSPGGEWGRADSGLQSVVLGWCVIRALEELEVGLELKWPNDILQKGRKVAGILLEDRHGALLAGVGVNLRSRPEDAQMRRDAACAAGVLLAPGGAPSVPELLALLVNRAKNIYESLIYDFSPREFLSLAESRLAWMGREVLVREGEQPASGGRVVGLNADGGLVLTRNGVESVVRSGSVSPV; from the coding sequence ATGCTTCCACAGGGAATTTACCTCTTTTCCGATGGTTTGAACGATCTTGCGAAACCGTTTTCCCGCTCGCTTGACGAGAAGGGGGACGGCTGGGATGTTTTGCGCCGCAACGCGAATGGTTCGAAGCCGGTTCGCGAGGCCGGATTGTCTTTTGAAGCAATGCCGTCTGACGTCCCGGCGCCGCTATTTGTCTGCGGCGAGTGCGGTTCCACCATGGACGTGGGCGCGGAATTGCTCAGGCTGGGCCTGCTCCCCGAGTGGGGCGGCGTGGCCTGTCTCGTCCAGCAAAGCGGCCGTGGCCAGATGCGGCGTGAATGGCTTTCTCCGCAGGGCAACCTGTACCTGACCCTGCGTTGGCCCGATTCCCCCGGGGGAGAGTGGGGCCGCGCGGATTCAGGGTTGCAGTCCGTGGTGCTCGGTTGGTGCGTGATTCGCGCGCTCGAAGAGCTTGAGGTCGGGCTGGAGCTCAAATGGCCCAACGATATTCTTCAGAAAGGGCGAAAGGTTGCCGGGATTTTGCTGGAAGACCGCCATGGCGCGCTTCTGGCCGGGGTCGGCGTCAACCTGCGTTCTCGGCCCGAGGATGCGCAGATGCGGCGCGACGCGGCCTGCGCAGCCGGGGTGTTGCTGGCTCCGGGCGGTGCGCCTTCCGTGCCGGAGCTGTTGGCGCTCCTTGTAAATCGGGCAAAAAATATATATGAAAGCCTGATCTACGATTTTTCTCCCCGCGAATTTCTCTCGTTAGCAGAGAGTCGTTTAGCCTGGATGGGACGTGAGGTTCTTGTCCGGGAGGGGGAACAACCTGCCTCGGGGGGTCGCGTTGTCGGCCTGAATGCCGATGGCGGGTTGGTCTTGACCCGGAACGGCGTGGAGTCCGTCGTTCGCTCCGGGTCCGTCTCGCCGGTGTAG
- the sucD gene encoding succinate--CoA ligase subunit alpha, whose protein sequence is MLLNEHQSKLLFEEAGIPVPQGIAITPAEVEQKRPRFPTPWFLKAQVLAGGRGKAGGILRVDDEKDFTETAGRIFDLSIKGDHVPLIRVEPAAEIDREFYLSFAVSRERRCLLLTVGRQGGVEIEQLGDDNLLVQEIQLPGGPRPNQMRAAFFHLGLDRQFFKEFSRLLHMLYRAVLDYGLLLAEINPLVTTHGGDFVALDGKIKMDDNFVDLHSEMEKYYQPEHVSEEENRAREAGLSFVKLPGWVGLMVNGAGLAMATMDLLNFSSLPASNFLDLGGGADQKRMEIAMDLLFGDEAVEAIFINLFGGILSCEKVALALKGALGGKPPQKPVVARMSGKDSESALEILRSLDTEGLHIATNMAEAMQALRSLKPSGKKSVEYPEPIGGEGHAMTNDNGYVSECFFDIDADTPVLVQGITGREGQLHTRLMQEYGVNVVAGVTPFKGGQEVLGVPVYNSVAEALRHHEVRASIIFVPPAMAADAVMEAGFNHVPWAVCITEGITQHQMMEAFDAIRETPTRVIGPNTPGIIVPGQIKIGIMPVKPFTPGPVAILSRSGTLTYEAAQRLTDAGMGQSLGIGIGGDPFIGTDFADIFEMLRNHEPTKAVLVLGEIGGQAEEELARYVRDTGFDKPVISFIAGQTAPPGKRLGHAGAILDQKGGISGKIQTMLDAGFYVCRSLREIPEMTRKALS, encoded by the coding sequence ATGCTGTTGAACGAGCACCAAAGCAAGCTGCTGTTTGAGGAGGCGGGCATTCCGGTCCCGCAGGGAATCGCCATCACGCCCGCAGAGGTCGAACAAAAACGACCCCGTTTTCCGACGCCGTGGTTCCTGAAGGCGCAGGTTCTCGCCGGGGGCAGAGGCAAGGCCGGGGGCATCCTTCGTGTGGATGATGAAAAGGACTTCACAGAGACTGCCGGCAGAATTTTCGACCTGAGCATCAAGGGAGACCACGTGCCGCTCATCCGGGTTGAACCCGCAGCGGAAATCGATAGGGAGTTCTACCTCTCCTTCGCCGTTTCCCGGGAGCGCCGTTGCCTGTTGCTCACGGTGGGCAGACAGGGAGGCGTCGAGATAGAACAGCTCGGCGACGACAACCTTCTCGTTCAGGAAATACAGCTGCCAGGCGGCCCGCGTCCCAACCAGATGCGAGCCGCCTTTTTCCATCTCGGGCTGGATCGCCAATTCTTCAAGGAGTTTTCACGCCTGCTGCACATGCTCTACCGGGCGGTGCTGGACTACGGCCTGCTGCTGGCGGAGATAAACCCGTTGGTTACCACGCACGGCGGCGATTTCGTCGCTCTGGACGGCAAAATCAAGATGGACGACAACTTCGTGGACCTGCACTCGGAGATGGAGAAATACTATCAGCCCGAGCACGTCTCCGAAGAAGAAAATCGTGCGCGGGAAGCCGGACTCTCCTTCGTCAAACTCCCGGGCTGGGTCGGCCTCATGGTCAACGGTGCAGGACTGGCCATGGCCACCATGGACCTGCTGAATTTCTCATCCCTGCCTGCCTCCAACTTCCTCGACCTCGGCGGCGGAGCGGACCAGAAGCGCATGGAAATTGCCATGGACCTGCTCTTTGGCGACGAGGCCGTGGAAGCGATTTTCATCAACCTCTTCGGAGGCATCCTATCTTGCGAGAAGGTCGCGCTGGCCCTGAAAGGCGCGCTTGGCGGCAAACCGCCGCAGAAACCGGTGGTGGCGAGAATGTCGGGCAAGGACTCCGAAAGCGCGCTGGAGATTCTACGCTCGCTCGATACGGAAGGACTGCACATCGCCACAAACATGGCGGAGGCAATGCAGGCGCTCAGGAGTCTCAAGCCAAGCGGCAAGAAATCCGTCGAGTACCCCGAACCGATCGGCGGCGAAGGGCATGCGATGACCAACGACAACGGCTACGTCTCCGAATGCTTCTTCGACATTGACGCCGACACCCCGGTACTCGTACAAGGCATCACCGGTCGCGAGGGACAGTTGCACACCCGGCTCATGCAGGAATACGGCGTAAACGTGGTGGCAGGCGTTACCCCGTTCAAGGGCGGACAGGAAGTTCTCGGTGTTCCCGTTTACAATTCGGTCGCCGAGGCCCTGCGGCATCACGAGGTGCGCGCTTCCATCATTTTCGTGCCGCCTGCCATGGCGGCGGACGCGGTCATGGAGGCAGGCTTCAACCACGTTCCGTGGGCGGTCTGCATCACCGAAGGCATCACCCAGCACCAGATGATGGAAGCCTTCGACGCGATACGCGAGACACCAACGCGCGTCATCGGCCCGAACACGCCCGGAATCATCGTGCCCGGCCAAATCAAGATCGGCATCATGCCCGTGAAGCCGTTCACTCCGGGGCCGGTGGCCATCCTGTCCCGCTCCGGAACACTGACCTACGAGGCCGCCCAGCGGCTAACGGATGCGGGCATGGGCCAGTCGCTGGGCATCGGCATCGGCGGCGATCCGTTCATCGGCACGGACTTCGCGGACATCTTCGAGATGCTGCGCAACCACGAGCCCACGAAGGCGGTGCTCGTCCTTGGCGAAATCGGCGGACAGGCCGAGGAAGAACTGGCGCGCTACGTCCGCGATACGGGATTCGACAAGCCCGTGATATCCTTCATCGCCGGACAGACCGCGCCACCGGGCAAACGGCTCGGGCACGCCGGGGCCATCCTCGACCAGAAGGGCGGCATCAGCGGCAAGATTCAAACAATGCTCGACGCAGGTTTCTACGTATGCCGCAGCCTGCGCGAAATACCGGAAATGACCAGAAAGGCGCTTTCATAA